The following coding sequences lie in one Arachis hypogaea cultivar Tifrunner chromosome 9, arahy.Tifrunner.gnm2.J5K5, whole genome shotgun sequence genomic window:
- the LOC112711202 gene encoding protein SIEVE ELEMENT OCCLUSION B, which translates to MSNTIGSPQFPGIMVKPGESRPGVPLTSHPAIIPDLPADCAPPISPLNPFNVPNDNLISFNISPLHNPQAISYDVDSLFNVLSDIVISTSTISLDFQQVTLDLGQNKVPQVALQPAYNLLSEIACQMTCHSFNASNAHKSVVGVLEKLRSYTWDAKAVIALSAFALNYVKPLRLTVAQEASQKQNALELHLFTLATEGILPAQSVSNVTSNLVKITLELIKGIITLEKLFVNKSYTIKHFPTLCNDSRALYAYWAIFSLFVCANQTGWEEIQYSWILQKLNAILDQLKSYLQKIRIQQVQWQHLIWRIEVLQKPSSVGIWQLLKALIYPNNFDKPVTIFANGTNELLTLDETENLFLFISDLEIDDEIITSLTSIHGYKKGKIVWVPVVRDWTLEIKEKFKNLKSRMPSWYVVEYYSLIEGYQALQQVWYYRDKPIVVVLDASANILNLNALEAITLWGTQVFPFSHATISTFVSKPWNWFWSAAYKICPPIRTWVTSEEHYVFFYGGTSEWTKQFGDHLDVIKMRLEGKNTNIQQCNLTLIEQNLQTYFWHSIRYSLLSITQNVETINMNLSNIQMLLSMNTLNFGWAIVTNGQNIILTGYNNVIMDVLQGFEYWQPSISALGSFGTAIYNYYYVQLAKQALRPCIKFRLDNIPSSGLIQYTCPEPTCHHNMHIESVTFKCCHGNIGTDDVDNAFPFENGKGPAMIPPSAIKPRGPLIVTEYPR; encoded by the exons ATGTCAAACACAATCGGAAGCCCTCAATTCCCTGGAATAATGGTGAAGCCAGGAGAGTCTCGTCCAGGAGTTCCACTCACCTCTCATCCTGCAATTATTCCAGACCTCCCTGCCGATTGTGCTCCTCCAATATCGCCGCTGAACCCATTCAATGTGCCTAATGATAATTTGATCTCTTTCAACATCAGCCCCCTCCATAACCCTCAAGCAATCAGCTATGATGTCGATTCTCTTTTCAATGTTCTGTCTGACATTGTTATTAGCACCTCAACCATTTCTCTTGACTTCCAG caaGTGACCCTCGATCTTGGGCAAAACAAGGTTCCTCAAGTTGCTCTCCAGCCAGCTTACAACCTTCTCAGCGAGATTGCTTGTCAG ATGACATGCCACTCGTTCAACGCATCAAATGCGCACAAGTCAGTGGTGGGAGTTCTTGAGAAGCTGAGGAGTTACACATGGGATGCTAAAGCAGTGATAGCACTCTCTGCTTTTGCTTTGAACTATGTAAAGCCATTGCGACTGACAGTGGCACAGGAAGCGAGCCAGAAGCAGAACGCGCTTGAGCTGCATCTGTTCACGCTTGCAACAGAGGGGATTCTACCCGCTCAATCGGTTTCAAATGTTACAAGCAATTTGGTTAAAATTACACTGGAACTCATAAAGGGGATCATCACATTGGAGAAGCTCTTTGTAAACAAATCATACACTATAAAGCATTTTCCAACTCTCTGCAACGATTCTCGTGCTCTTTACGCTTATTGGGCAATTTTCTCCCTTTTTGTTTGCGCTAATCAAAC GGGGTGGGAGGAGATCCAGTATTCTTGGATTCTTCAGAAACTCAATGCTATTCTGGATCAATTGAAAAGTTATTTGCAGAAAATCAGAATCCAACAAG TGCAATGGCAACATCTAATTTGGCGTATAGAGGTCTTACAAAAACCTTCATCAGTAGGAATTTGGCAACTCCTCAAAGCTCTAATCTATCCCAACAACTTTGATAAACCTGTTACTATATTTGCCAACGGTACCAATGAACTG CTTACCCTGGATGAAACAGAGAACTTGTTTTTATTCATTTCTGATCTTGAGATTGACGATGAGATAATAACGTCTCTAACATCGATTCACGGATACAAGAAGGGTAAGATTGTGTGGGTACCTGTTGTGAGAGATTGGACCcttgaaatcaaggaaaagtttAAGAATTTGAAGTCTAGGATGCCTTCATGGTATGTGGTGGAATATTACTCACTCATAGAAGGTTACCAAGCATTGCAACAAGTGTGGTATTACCGAGATAAACCTATTGTGGTGGTGCTTGATGCTTCTGCAAATATTTTGAACCTCAACGCACTGGAGGCGATCACTCTGTGGGGCACACAAGTCTTCCCATTCAGTCATGCTACCATCTCAACTTTTGTTTCTAAACCATGGAATTGGTTTTGGTCCGCAGCATATAAAATTTGTCCTCCTATTCGAACATGGGTCACG AGCGAAGAGCACTACGTCTTTTTCTACGGAGGAACAAGCGAATGGACTAAACAGTTTGGTGATCATCTTGATGTTATAAAAATGCGCCTGGAAGGAAAAAACACAAACATTCAACAATGTAACCTTACATTAATTGAGCAAAACCTTCAAACCTACTTTTGGCATAGCATCAGGTACTCACTCCTCAGCATCACTCAAAATGTTGAAACCATCAACATGAACTTGTCCAACATTCAAATGCTTCTCTCCATGAACACTCTGAACTTCGGATGGGCCATCGTGACCAACGGCCAGAATATAATCTTAACTGGGTACAATAATGTGATAATGGATGTGCTCCAGGGCTTCGAATACTGGCAACCCAGTATATCGGCGTTAGGCAGCTTTGGCACCGCTATCTACAATTATTACTATGTCCAACTCGCCAAGCAAGCGCTTCGGCCTTGTATAAAGTTCCGATTGGATAACATTCCTTCTAGTGGGCTGATCCAATATACGTGCCCCGAACCGACATGCCACCACAATATGCATATCGAATCTGTGACCTTCAAGTGCTGCCATGGGAATATAGGTACTGATGATGTTGATAATGCTTTTCCGTTTGAAAATGGTAAAGGACCAGCAATGATACCCCCATCCGCCATCAAACCTCGTGGTCCTCTGATTGTGACCGAGTATCCTCGTTGA